A stretch of the Amycolatopsis sp. BJA-103 genome encodes the following:
- a CDS encoding zf-HC2 domain-containing protein has translation MRDDVEPDAADAELLDAFRAGDIAAGEALFRRHAEPLRRLAAGWVTEPAERDDLVAEAFVRVLGVIRAGGGPRDNLRPYLAVTMRNLVAKWSHHRKRVELYGTAPAIEVAAGAVGAEELLILRSNAHLAWTAYCALPGRWRTVLWRTEAEGDSPKVVAPLLGVSPNGASVLALRAREGLRQAFLQAQVPETGTPCCQEARRRMGAWLRGGVPGRRANLITAHLAGCEPCRTVATRLDEVNREMPPGVRAVSA, from the coding sequence ATGAGGGACGACGTCGAACCGGACGCAGCGGACGCTGAGCTGCTCGACGCCTTCCGCGCCGGTGACATCGCCGCCGGCGAAGCGTTGTTCCGGCGGCACGCCGAACCGCTCCGCCGTCTCGCCGCGGGCTGGGTCACCGAGCCCGCGGAACGGGACGACCTCGTGGCCGAGGCCTTCGTGCGCGTCCTGGGCGTCATCCGCGCCGGAGGCGGCCCCCGGGACAACCTCCGCCCTTATCTCGCCGTCACCATGCGGAACCTGGTGGCCAAGTGGAGCCACCACCGCAAGCGGGTCGAGCTGTACGGCACGGCTCCGGCGATCGAAGTGGCCGCCGGAGCCGTGGGCGCGGAGGAGCTCCTCATCCTCCGCTCGAACGCTCACCTGGCGTGGACCGCCTACTGCGCGCTCCCCGGCCGCTGGCGGACCGTGCTGTGGCGGACCGAGGCCGAAGGCGACTCGCCGAAGGTGGTGGCCCCGCTGCTGGGGGTGTCCCCCAACGGCGCCTCCGTCTTGGCCCTGCGCGCCCGTGAAGGGTTGCGCCAAGCCTTCCTGCAGGCACAGGTCCCCGAAACGGGAACGCCGTGCTGCCAGGAGGCGCGGCGCCGGATGGGCGCCTGGCTCCGCGGCGGGGTGCCGGGCCGCCGCGCGAACCTGATCACCGCGCATCTCGCCGGCTGCGAACCCTGCCGGACCGTCGCCACCCGGCTCGACGAGGTCAACCGCGAGATGCCGCCGGGGGTCCGCGCCGTCTCCGCCTGA
- a CDS encoding ABC transporter ATP-binding protein, translated as MDTPRLKVLWSFARPHKGALAIGLVLALLGSATGLATPMVTKWVLDSLGSSASLAGPVLALLGLMLVGSVIWLTQWILLGTVGERVVLKARDSMVRRFFRATIPAITKRPTGELVTRVTSDTVLLREAASSSVIGLINGVVMLVGTLVLMSVLDPVLLGTTVAAVVVVIALFAWLMPAIAKEQEKVQDRVGRLGGVLEGALRAIRTVKASRAEARQSERILVDAEAAAVHGVRAVRRQAVAWVVAWSGIQGAILVILGLGAWRVGAGLLEVSSLIAFLLYAFALMEPITELSQNMTALQSGIAAAGRIREMDAMEIEEDKVSSRPETGREQDGPVLELRGVTAGYGGRPALRDVSLKIPRRGHTAIVGPSGAGKTTMLSLIMRFVQPQSGSLLLDGREYADLPYADVRTRLAYVEQETPIVPGTIRENLLFTHPDATEEEVLRALGEVRLSDKIAALEEGLDTPLSSTSVSGGERQRIALARAILRTPDVVLLDEATAQVDGRTESAIHDCIRRRAAEGAVVTVAHRLSTVIDADTIVVMEEGRVRASGSHERLLATDTLYRELVEALRIAGEGAPVPG; from the coding sequence ATGGACACTCCACGATTGAAGGTGCTGTGGTCGTTCGCGCGGCCACACAAGGGGGCACTCGCGATCGGCCTCGTGCTCGCCCTGCTCGGCTCCGCGACCGGCCTGGCCACGCCCATGGTCACGAAGTGGGTGCTCGACTCGCTCGGCTCGTCGGCTTCGCTGGCCGGACCCGTGCTGGCACTGCTCGGCCTGATGCTGGTGGGCTCGGTGATCTGGCTGACGCAGTGGATCCTGCTCGGCACGGTCGGCGAGCGGGTGGTGCTGAAGGCGCGGGATTCGATGGTGCGGCGGTTCTTCCGCGCCACGATCCCGGCGATCACCAAGCGGCCGACAGGGGAACTGGTCACCCGCGTCACCTCGGACACGGTGCTGCTGCGCGAGGCGGCCTCGTCCAGCGTGATCGGCCTGATCAACGGGGTCGTGATGCTCGTCGGCACCCTGGTGCTGATGAGCGTGCTCGACCCGGTGCTGCTGGGCACGACGGTGGCGGCCGTGGTCGTGGTGATCGCGCTGTTCGCGTGGCTCATGCCCGCCATCGCGAAGGAACAGGAGAAGGTGCAGGACCGGGTGGGCAGGCTCGGCGGCGTGCTGGAGGGCGCGCTGCGGGCGATCCGCACGGTGAAGGCCAGCCGCGCCGAAGCCCGGCAGTCCGAACGGATCCTGGTCGACGCGGAGGCCGCCGCGGTGCACGGCGTCCGCGCGGTGCGGCGGCAGGCCGTCGCCTGGGTGGTGGCGTGGTCGGGAATCCAGGGCGCGATCCTGGTGATCCTCGGCCTCGGTGCCTGGCGCGTCGGCGCGGGCCTGCTCGAGGTGTCGAGCCTCATCGCGTTCCTGCTGTACGCGTTCGCGTTGATGGAGCCGATCACCGAACTGAGCCAGAACATGACCGCGTTGCAGTCGGGGATCGCCGCGGCTGGGCGGATCCGGGAGATGGACGCGATGGAGATCGAAGAGGACAAGGTGTCCTCGCGGCCGGAAACCGGGCGCGAGCAGGACGGCCCGGTTCTGGAACTGCGCGGGGTGACCGCGGGCTACGGCGGCCGACCGGCGCTGCGGGACGTCTCGCTGAAGATCCCGAGGCGCGGGCACACCGCGATCGTCGGGCCGTCCGGCGCGGGCAAGACCACGATGCTGTCGCTGATCATGCGGTTCGTTCAGCCGCAGTCGGGTTCACTGCTGCTGGACGGGCGTGAGTACGCGGACCTGCCGTACGCGGACGTGCGGACACGGCTGGCCTACGTCGAGCAGGAGACGCCGATCGTGCCGGGGACGATCCGCGAGAACCTGCTCTTCACCCATCCCGACGCGACCGAGGAAGAGGTGCTGCGGGCACTCGGTGAAGTCCGCCTGAGCGACAAGATCGCCGCCCTCGAAGAAGGGCTGGACACGCCGCTGTCGTCGACGTCGGTGTCCGGCGGGGAACGCCAGCGGATCGCGCTGGCCAGGGCGATCCTGCGCACGCCGGACGTCGTGCTGCTGGACGAGGCGACCGCGCAGGTCGACGGCCGGACCGAAAGCGCCATCCACGACTGCATCCGGCGGCGGGCCGCCGAGGGCGCCGTGGTGACCGTGGCGCACCGGCTGTCCACGGTGATCGACGCGGACACCATCGTGGTGATGGAGGAAGGCCGCGTGCGGGCGAGCGGCAGCCACGAACGGCTGCTCGCCACCGACACGCTGTACCGCGAACTGGTGGAGGCGCTGCGGATCGCGGGGGAGGGTGCCCCGGTCCCCGGCTGA
- a CDS encoding TetR/AcrR family transcriptional regulator yields the protein MSEGVVTETGVRARTRRAILDAAIEKLTKQPSATLADIAAAANVGRTTVHRYFAERSDLIDAISHDALDKISQGTERARLDEGPVPAALARLCQEYFEHADVFQLLFTMPDLMTRPEWQEESDDDRVLLGLIERGHREGTVDPAMTKEWLLQLLWSLLYTAWEMVREKTPKHEALTLCLRSLEKVIAVG from the coding sequence ATGAGTGAGGGTGTGGTCACCGAGACGGGTGTCCGGGCGAGGACCCGGCGCGCGATCCTGGACGCGGCCATCGAGAAGCTGACGAAACAGCCGAGCGCGACGCTGGCCGACATCGCGGCGGCGGCGAACGTCGGGCGCACCACGGTGCACCGGTACTTCGCGGAGCGCTCGGACCTGATCGACGCCATCAGCCACGACGCCCTCGACAAGATCTCCCAAGGCACCGAACGGGCCCGGCTCGACGAAGGCCCGGTCCCGGCGGCGCTGGCGAGGCTGTGTCAGGAGTACTTCGAACACGCCGACGTCTTCCAGCTGCTGTTCACCATGCCGGATCTGATGACCCGGCCCGAATGGCAGGAGGAGAGCGACGACGACCGCGTGCTGCTCGGGCTCATCGAACGCGGGCACCGCGAGGGCACGGTCGACCCGGCGATGACGAAGGAGTGGTTGCTGCAGCTGTTGTGGAGCCTGCTCTACACGGCGTGGGAGATGGTCCGGGAGAAGACCCCGAAGCACGAAGCGCTCACGTTGTGCCTGCGCAGCCTGGAAAAGGTCATCGCGGTCGGCTGA
- a CDS encoding CPBP family intramembrane glutamic endopeptidase, with protein sequence MEKTGTRSGVAWGVLVGGVAVFAAAPALLLATGHDTIKPSADSDKGLSLAGALIPALIGILLVHGVPLHAPRLLPEVTDRRGLSKQATALALIAFLWPLALFLVSTAGHQALVRDIWALAKPLVFLLLPLFLLRILRPSGEPDPFRLTWRPRRTWQWLAPIPAVVVFGWLYVLGPLAPPLPTAEDYPDPVFLAVGATLTFFTANVLEEVFFRGMLQTRLEALFGRWPGILLASLLFAWLHLPTHGQGGLPLTLGAIVAFQGFFGLFTGYLWSRYRNLWAPIAVHTAMNTLPLLLM encoded by the coding sequence ATGGAAAAAACCGGCACCCGTTCGGGTGTCGCCTGGGGAGTCCTCGTCGGCGGGGTCGCGGTGTTCGCCGCCGCCCCCGCACTGCTGCTGGCGACCGGGCACGACACGATCAAGCCGTCCGCGGATTCGGACAAGGGGCTCTCCCTCGCGGGCGCCCTGATTCCCGCGCTGATCGGGATCCTGCTGGTCCACGGGGTCCCGCTCCACGCACCCAGACTGCTCCCCGAGGTGACCGACCGGCGCGGGCTGAGCAAGCAGGCGACGGCCCTGGCGCTCATCGCCTTCTTGTGGCCACTGGCATTGTTCCTGGTGTCCACGGCGGGACATCAAGCGCTCGTCCGCGACATCTGGGCGCTCGCCAAACCGCTCGTTTTCCTGCTGCTGCCACTGTTTCTCTTGCGGATCCTGCGACCATCGGGAGAACCGGATCCGTTCCGGCTCACGTGGCGGCCTCGCCGGACCTGGCAGTGGCTCGCGCCGATCCCGGCCGTGGTCGTGTTCGGCTGGTTGTACGTCCTGGGCCCGCTCGCCCCGCCGCTCCCCACCGCCGAGGACTATCCCGACCCGGTGTTCCTCGCGGTGGGCGCGACGCTGACCTTCTTCACCGCGAACGTACTCGAAGAGGTCTTCTTCCGCGGCATGCTGCAGACCCGCCTGGAGGCGCTTTTCGGGCGCTGGCCGGGAATCCTGCTGGCGTCGCTGCTGTTCGCTTGGCTGCACCTGCCGACACACGGTCAGGGAGGGCTCCCCCTGACCTTGGGCGCGATCGTTGCCTTCCAAGGGTTCTTCGGCCTGTTCACCGGCTACCTGTGGTCCCGCTACCGCAACCTGTGGGCGCCGATCGCCGTGCACACCGCGATGAACACACTGCCGTTGCTGCTGATGTGA
- a CDS encoding NAD(P)-dependent alcohol dehydrogenase, whose product MTTTTHAIAAPSPGAALSPTTIERRDLRPDDVLIDIAYAGICHSDIHQVKEDWGSAIFPMVPGHEIAGVVAAVGAGVTKYQVGDRVGVGCMVDSCGECEYCLAGTEQFCVKGNVQTYNGVGFDGENTYGGYSRQVVVKDSFVCRIPEGIGLDVAAPLLCAGITTYSPLNRWGAGPGKKVAVVGLGGLGHMAVKIAVAMGADVTVLSQSLKKQEDGLKLGAKDYFATGDASTFQTLRGRFDLILNTVSATLPIDSYLGMLRVGGAMVNVGAPGEPLSYNAFSLLGGNKVLAGSMIGGIAETQEMLDFCAEHKIGAEIETISADQVNVAYDRVENSDVRYRFVIDAATIGA is encoded by the coding sequence ATGACGACGACCACGCACGCCATTGCCGCGCCGTCCCCGGGTGCCGCGCTGTCACCGACGACGATCGAGCGTCGCGACCTGCGTCCGGACGACGTGCTGATCGACATCGCGTACGCGGGGATCTGCCACAGCGACATCCATCAGGTGAAGGAGGACTGGGGCAGCGCGATCTTCCCGATGGTGCCCGGCCACGAGATCGCCGGCGTCGTCGCCGCGGTCGGCGCCGGCGTGACGAAGTACCAGGTCGGGGACCGTGTCGGCGTCGGCTGCATGGTCGACTCCTGTGGCGAGTGCGAGTACTGCCTCGCGGGCACCGAGCAGTTCTGCGTCAAGGGCAACGTCCAGACCTACAACGGCGTCGGCTTCGACGGCGAGAACACCTACGGCGGATACAGCCGTCAGGTCGTCGTGAAGGACTCCTTCGTCTGCCGGATCCCGGAGGGGATCGGCCTCGACGTCGCCGCCCCGCTGCTGTGCGCGGGCATCACCACCTACTCCCCGCTGAACCGCTGGGGTGCCGGACCGGGCAAGAAGGTCGCCGTCGTCGGCCTCGGCGGGCTCGGCCACATGGCGGTCAAGATCGCCGTCGCCATGGGCGCCGACGTCACCGTGCTCAGCCAAAGCCTGAAGAAGCAGGAAGACGGCCTGAAGCTCGGCGCGAAGGACTACTTCGCGACCGGTGACGCGTCGACGTTCCAGACGTTGCGCGGCCGCTTCGACCTGATCCTCAACACCGTTTCGGCGACACTGCCGATCGACTCCTACCTCGGCATGCTGCGGGTCGGCGGGGCGATGGTGAACGTCGGCGCGCCCGGCGAACCGCTGTCCTACAACGCTTTCTCGCTGCTCGGCGGGAACAAGGTGCTCGCCGGTTCGATGATCGGCGGGATCGCCGAGACGCAGGAGATGCTCGACTTCTGCGCCGAGCACAAGATCGGCGCGGAGATCGAGACGATCTCGGCCGACCAGGTGAACGTGGCCTACGACCGGGTCGAGAACAGCGACGTCCGCTACCGGTTCGTCATCGACGCGGCGACCATCGGCGCGTAG
- a CDS encoding TetR/AcrR family transcriptional regulator, translating to MIHDMGGKYHHGDLRAELVRVSLDLIAEQGLGAFSVAEVARRAKVSPGAPYRHFPGKESLLAAIAGEVACQLADRVHEAIEAESEPVAALAAAAGAYTEYLIERRAGMNIIYSDGLQGPEHAALHEQTRRLTDQFVMLCLTVADRPQAGLELMEQLFTQAHGYGTFYLDGVFKKQGYSTEVVVRKSIDAARAAIEGRAKM from the coding sequence GTGATCCACGACATGGGCGGCAAGTACCACCACGGCGACCTTCGCGCCGAACTCGTGCGGGTCTCGCTCGACCTGATCGCCGAACAGGGATTAGGCGCGTTCTCCGTCGCTGAAGTCGCCAGACGCGCGAAGGTCAGCCCCGGCGCGCCCTACCGGCATTTCCCCGGCAAGGAGAGCCTGCTGGCCGCGATCGCGGGCGAAGTCGCCTGCCAGCTGGCCGACAGGGTGCACGAGGCCATCGAGGCCGAGAGTGAGCCCGTGGCCGCGCTCGCGGCGGCCGCCGGCGCGTACACGGAGTACCTCATCGAGCGCCGCGCCGGGATGAACATCATCTACTCGGACGGCCTGCAGGGACCGGAGCACGCCGCGCTGCACGAGCAGACCCGCCGCCTGACCGACCAGTTCGTCATGCTCTGCCTCACCGTCGCCGACCGGCCGCAGGCCGGTCTCGAACTGATGGAGCAGCTGTTCACCCAGGCACACGGCTACGGCACGTTCTATCTCGACGGCGTCTTCAAGAAACAGGGGTATTCCACCGAAGTCGTCGTCCGCAAGTCGATCGACGCCGCCCGCGCGGCCATCGAGGGCCGCGCGAAAATGTGA
- a CDS encoding ATP-binding protein codes for MISIAEHPVPGTWVLDLRATTPRALPDMRAWVVRCLPDLGEGHRDDVLLAATELVANAYVHGGGARHIQLWRGVSPCAVRIEVADISVEQPRARRSQIEDPRGRGLLVVDGVAVQWGVRRERLRGGKLVWAHIRCDGDCPVHARAPRDRRRL; via the coding sequence ATGATCAGTATCGCGGAGCATCCGGTGCCGGGAACCTGGGTGCTCGACCTGCGGGCCACGACGCCACGGGCGTTGCCGGACATGCGCGCCTGGGTGGTCAGATGCCTTCCCGATCTCGGCGAGGGCCATCGTGACGACGTCCTGCTGGCGGCCACGGAACTGGTCGCCAACGCGTACGTGCACGGTGGTGGCGCACGCCACATCCAGCTGTGGCGGGGCGTCTCACCGTGCGCGGTCCGCATCGAGGTCGCGGACATCAGCGTCGAACAACCCAGGGCACGCCGCTCGCAGATCGAGGATCCCCGCGGACGCGGGCTGCTCGTCGTGGACGGGGTGGCGGTGCAGTGGGGTGTCCGGCGTGAGCGGCTCCGCGGCGGGAAGCTCGTCTGGGCGCATATCCGCTGCGATGGAGACTGCCCGGTCCACGCTCGGGCCCCGCGAGACCGCCGCCGTCTTTGA
- a CDS encoding heavy metal translocating P-type ATPase translates to MSTRTEPSTAEVELAITGMTCASCAMRIERKLNKLDGVTATVNYATEKAKVSYPEGIEPRLLIEQVEAAGYSAALPTPEKEEATAEEADPIAPLRQRLIGSAVLSVPVILLAMVPAWQFTYWQWISLTLAAPVLVWAAWPFHKAAWANLRHGAATMDTLISMGTLAAFLWSLYALLFGTAGTPGMTHPFEFTVQRMAGDGNIYLEVAAGVTTFILAGRYFEARSKRRAGAALRALLELGAKDVAVLRDGEEVRVPIGELVAGQEFVVRPGEKIATDGVITEGASAVDASMLTGESVPVEVVTGDTVAGATVNAGGRLVVRATRVGADTQLAQMAKLVEAAQTGKAQVQRLADRVSAVFVPIVIALAVGTLMFWLGTGGSVAAAFTAAVAVLIIACPCALGLATPTALLVGTGRGAQLGILIKGPEVLESTRAVDTVVLDKTGTVTTGQMSLVAVHVAEGVDTEKTLRLAGALENASEHPIAQAIARAARERTGELPAVEEFTSLEGLGVQGIVDGSAVLVGRNALLEQWSHHLTAELAEAKAAEEELGRTAVVVGWDGEARAVLVVADTVKPSSAEAISRLRDLGLTPVLLTGDNEAVAHAVAAEVGIGTVIAEVLPKDKVDVVKRLQDEGKVVAMVGDGVNDAAALAQADLGLAMGTGTDVAIEAGDLTLVRGDLRSAVDAIRLSRRTLRTIKGNLFWAFAYNVGALPLAAAGLLNPMIAGAAMAFSSVFVVFNSLRLRGFRGIAA, encoded by the coding sequence ATGAGCACGCGGACCGAGCCTTCCACCGCCGAAGTCGAACTCGCGATCACCGGGATGACCTGCGCTTCGTGCGCCATGCGCATCGAGCGGAAGCTGAACAAGCTCGACGGTGTCACCGCCACGGTCAATTACGCCACGGAGAAGGCGAAGGTCAGCTACCCGGAAGGCATCGAGCCGCGGCTGCTGATCGAGCAGGTCGAGGCGGCCGGGTATTCGGCAGCTTTGCCCACTCCGGAAAAGGAAGAGGCCACAGCCGAGGAAGCCGATCCGATCGCACCGTTGAGGCAGCGGCTGATCGGTTCCGCCGTACTGTCGGTGCCGGTGATCCTGCTCGCGATGGTGCCCGCGTGGCAGTTCACCTACTGGCAGTGGATCTCGCTGACGCTGGCCGCGCCGGTGCTGGTGTGGGCGGCGTGGCCGTTCCACAAGGCGGCGTGGGCGAATCTGCGGCACGGTGCGGCCACCATGGACACGTTGATCTCCATGGGCACGCTCGCGGCGTTCCTGTGGTCGTTGTACGCCTTGCTGTTCGGCACCGCCGGAACGCCGGGGATGACGCACCCCTTCGAGTTCACCGTGCAGCGGATGGCCGGTGACGGCAACATCTACCTCGAAGTCGCGGCCGGTGTCACGACGTTCATCCTCGCCGGGCGCTATTTCGAAGCGCGGTCCAAGAGGCGCGCGGGCGCGGCCTTGCGCGCCCTGCTCGAACTCGGCGCGAAGGACGTCGCGGTGCTCCGCGACGGCGAGGAAGTCCGTGTCCCGATCGGTGAACTCGTGGCGGGCCAGGAGTTCGTGGTGCGGCCCGGGGAGAAGATCGCGACCGATGGGGTGATCACCGAAGGCGCCTCGGCGGTCGACGCGAGCATGCTCACCGGCGAGAGCGTTCCGGTCGAGGTCGTCACCGGCGACACGGTGGCCGGGGCGACGGTCAACGCGGGCGGCAGGCTCGTCGTCCGCGCGACCAGGGTCGGCGCCGACACCCAGCTGGCGCAGATGGCGAAACTCGTCGAGGCGGCACAGACCGGGAAAGCGCAGGTCCAACGGCTGGCCGACCGGGTTTCGGCGGTCTTCGTGCCGATCGTGATCGCGCTCGCCGTCGGCACGCTGATGTTCTGGCTCGGCACCGGCGGTTCGGTCGCGGCGGCGTTCACCGCGGCGGTCGCCGTGCTGATCATCGCCTGCCCGTGCGCGCTGGGCCTGGCGACGCCGACCGCGCTCCTGGTGGGCACCGGACGGGGCGCGCAGCTCGGCATCCTGATCAAGGGCCCGGAAGTGCTGGAATCGACCCGCGCGGTCGACACGGTCGTCCTCGACAAGACCGGCACCGTGACCACGGGGCAGATGTCGCTGGTGGCGGTCCACGTCGCCGAAGGCGTCGACACGGAGAAGACGTTGCGGCTGGCCGGGGCGCTGGAGAACGCGTCGGAACACCCGATCGCGCAGGCCATCGCCCGCGCGGCGCGGGAACGCACCGGGGAACTCCCGGCCGTCGAGGAGTTCACCAGCCTGGAAGGCCTTGGTGTGCAAGGGATCGTCGACGGTTCGGCGGTACTGGTCGGCCGGAACGCGTTGCTGGAGCAGTGGAGTCACCATCTGACCGCCGAACTGGCGGAAGCCAAGGCCGCGGAAGAGGAACTCGGCCGCACCGCGGTCGTGGTCGGCTGGGACGGTGAGGCCAGGGCGGTCCTGGTCGTCGCGGACACCGTGAAGCCGTCGTCCGCCGAGGCGATCTCCCGGTTGCGCGACCTGGGGCTCACCCCGGTCCTGCTGACCGGAGACAACGAGGCCGTCGCCCACGCGGTGGCCGCCGAGGTCGGGATCGGCACGGTGATCGCCGAGGTGCTGCCGAAGGACAAGGTCGACGTCGTCAAGCGGCTCCAGGACGAGGGCAAGGTCGTCGCCATGGTCGGTGACGGCGTCAACGACGCGGCCGCGCTGGCCCAAGCCGATCTCGGCCTGGCGATGGGCACCGGCACCGATGTCGCGATCGAGGCGGGGGACCTGACCCTGGTCCGCGGTGACCTGCGGTCGGCGGTGGACGCGATCCGGCTTTCGCGGCGGACCCTGCGCACCATCAAAGGCAACCTGTTCTGGGCGTTCGCCTACAACGTCGGCGCGCTCCCCCTGGCGGCGGCTGGCCTGCTCAACCCGATGATCGCCGGAGCCGCGATGGCCTTCAGCTCGGTCTTCGTGGTGTTCAACAGCCTGCGCTTGCGGGGCTTCCGGGGCATCGCGGCCTGA
- a CDS encoding ATP-binding protein yields the protein MTGRWPSSVRRSTALSAALLCAVVFTLGWLGTRELLSAQLSGSAVSATRAQLDGLVETFRAGRPVPPAGDALFEVVDDTGRPVASSENLRRWDPAWTPLPPAPAGAPSDWSVTTKATLRPGDHPQWREYREYTVVGKVIEGGGQRLTLYLFVLPWDTLRTLGTFDDTLAFFVPLAVLITALVAWFAAGRALRPVEAIRRELAEVSGSRLDRRVPVPPSRDEVARLATTTNATLDRLQQTHDQQERFVADASHELRSPLANLRTGLEVALTHADRADWPAVARRSLLDIQRLQRITADLLQLAVDPAELPAPEGIVDLADVVGEQVAERALEPGPAVVSDVDGQAEVVGEPVQLERLLRNLLDNAVRHARSSVTVRLRREAGEAVLEVIDDGPGIPAEDRERVFDRFARLDDARARDAGGTGLGLTLARDIAVRHGGSLRAEDGETGARLVARLPLRGM from the coding sequence ATGACGGGCCGGTGGCCCTCGTCGGTGCGGCGGAGCACCGCGCTTTCGGCGGCGCTGCTCTGCGCGGTCGTGTTCACCCTCGGCTGGCTGGGCACCCGCGAGCTGCTGAGCGCGCAACTGTCGGGCAGCGCCGTCAGCGCGACGCGTGCCCAACTGGACGGGCTGGTCGAGACCTTCCGGGCCGGGCGACCGGTGCCGCCCGCCGGTGACGCCCTGTTCGAGGTGGTCGACGACACCGGGCGGCCGGTGGCGAGCAGCGAGAACCTGCGCCGCTGGGATCCCGCGTGGACGCCGCTGCCGCCCGCGCCTGCCGGGGCGCCCTCGGACTGGTCGGTCACCACCAAGGCGACGTTGCGGCCCGGCGACCATCCACAGTGGCGTGAGTATCGCGAGTACACGGTGGTGGGCAAAGTGATCGAAGGCGGCGGGCAGCGGCTCACGCTCTACCTGTTCGTCCTGCCGTGGGACACGCTCCGGACGCTGGGAACCTTCGACGACACCTTGGCCTTCTTCGTCCCGCTCGCGGTGCTGATCACCGCGCTGGTCGCGTGGTTCGCGGCGGGCCGGGCATTGCGGCCGGTGGAGGCCATTCGCCGCGAACTGGCCGAGGTCAGCGGCAGCAGGCTCGACCGGCGGGTTCCGGTGCCCCCGTCCCGTGACGAGGTCGCCAGGCTCGCGACCACCACGAACGCCACCCTCGACAGGCTGCAGCAGACGCATGACCAGCAGGAACGGTTCGTCGCCGACGCCAGTCACGAACTGCGCAGCCCGCTCGCGAACCTCCGGACCGGGCTGGAGGTCGCGCTCACCCACGCCGATCGCGCGGATTGGCCCGCCGTCGCACGCCGGTCGCTGCTCGACATCCAGCGGCTCCAGCGCATCACCGCGGATCTCCTTCAACTGGCCGTGGACCCGGCCGAGCTCCCGGCGCCGGAAGGCATCGTCGACCTCGCCGACGTGGTGGGGGAGCAGGTCGCCGAACGGGCCCTCGAACCCGGGCCCGCCGTCGTGTCCGATGTGGACGGACAAGCCGAGGTCGTCGGCGAACCCGTCCAGCTGGAACGGTTGTTGCGCAATCTGCTCGACAACGCCGTGCGGCACGCGCGGTCGTCCGTCACCGTGCGGCTCCGGCGAGAGGCAGGGGAGGCCGTCCTGGAAGTGATCGACGACGGACCCGGCATCCCCGCCGAGGATCGCGAGCGCGTCTTCGACCGTTTCGCCCGGCTCGACGACGCCCGCGCGCGGGACGCGGGAGGTACAGGCCTCGGTCTGACACTCGCGCGTGACATCGCTGTCCGGCACGGCGGATCGCTGCGGGCCGAGGACGGCGAGACCGGCGCGCGGCTGGTCGCGAGGCTACCCCTCAGGGGTATGTGA
- a CDS encoding response regulator transcription factor, with protein MRVLVVEDEMRLAETLQWGLEADGYAVDLAHDGLEGLELAQLYPYQVIVLDIMLPKLNGYRVCAALRDRGVTTPILMLTAKNGEYDEAEALDTGADDYLSKPFSYVVLTARLRALTRRGAAGSAGVLEFGDLVLDPAKRTCRRAGKPVSLTTKEFAVLECLLRHGEKLVTKREILDQVWDLAYRGDPNIVEVYVSALRRKLDTPFGRRTISTVRGAGYRLVSE; from the coding sequence ATGCGCGTGCTCGTGGTGGAAGACGAAATGCGGTTGGCCGAGACCCTCCAATGGGGACTCGAGGCCGACGGCTACGCGGTCGACCTCGCCCACGACGGTCTCGAAGGGCTCGAGCTCGCGCAGCTGTACCCGTACCAGGTGATCGTGCTGGACATCATGCTCCCGAAGCTCAACGGCTATCGCGTCTGCGCGGCACTGCGGGATCGCGGGGTGACCACCCCGATCCTCATGCTGACGGCGAAGAACGGCGAGTACGACGAAGCCGAGGCGCTCGACACCGGCGCCGACGACTACCTGAGCAAGCCGTTCTCGTACGTCGTGCTCACCGCCCGGCTGCGGGCCCTCACCCGCCGGGGCGCGGCGGGGTCGGCGGGGGTGCTGGAGTTCGGCGACCTCGTGCTGGACCCGGCGAAGCGGACGTGTCGCCGCGCCGGGAAGCCGGTGTCGTTGACCACCAAGGAGTTCGCCGTCCTCGAATGCCTGCTGCGGCACGGCGAGAAGCTGGTGACGAAACGGGAGATCCTCGACCAGGTCTGGGATCTGGCGTACCGGGGCGACCCCAACATCGTCGAGGTCTACGTGAGCGCGTTGCGGCGCAAACTGGACACGCCGTTCGGGCGACGCACCATCTCGACCGTGCGCGGCGCCGGCTACCGGCTGGTGAGCGAATGA